In one Tepidisphaeraceae bacterium genomic region, the following are encoded:
- a CDS encoding aldo/keto reductase produces the protein MKQTTLGKTGLSVTPLGFGSAPVGYVGAGDDSDARLLNAVLDSGINLIDTAASYKGAEKLIGSAIGHRRGEYVLVSKCGQKIPEAGDAKEWSAAVITATVDRALKRLQTDSLDVMLLHSCDLETLQKGEALGALVKAREAGKIKFAGYSGDNEAAAYAAGLPDVAVIETSINMADQVNIHKVLPLARQNNVGILAKRPIANAAWRQPTEQKGFYGDYAQVYHDRLKQMKLKPEELGFPADGWSELALRFTLSQPGTHVAIIGTTNPNNLQSNVAAVTKGPLPAETIEKIRAAFVAANPDGSWTGQT, from the coding sequence CGACAGCGATGCCAGGCTGTTGAACGCGGTGCTGGACAGTGGCATCAACCTGATCGACACCGCTGCGTCGTACAAAGGAGCCGAGAAGCTGATCGGCAGCGCGATCGGGCACCGGCGTGGCGAGTACGTGCTGGTGAGCAAGTGCGGGCAGAAGATCCCCGAGGCCGGCGACGCCAAGGAATGGTCGGCGGCGGTCATTACCGCGACGGTCGACCGGGCGCTGAAGCGCCTGCAGACCGACTCGCTTGACGTCATGCTCCTGCACAGCTGCGACCTGGAGACGCTGCAGAAAGGCGAGGCGCTGGGCGCGCTCGTGAAGGCGCGCGAGGCGGGCAAGATCAAGTTCGCCGGCTACAGCGGCGACAACGAGGCCGCCGCCTACGCCGCGGGACTGCCGGACGTGGCCGTGATCGAGACCAGCATCAACATGGCCGACCAGGTGAACATCCACAAGGTGCTGCCCCTCGCCCGGCAGAACAACGTCGGCATTCTCGCCAAGCGCCCGATCGCCAACGCCGCCTGGCGACAACCCACCGAACAGAAGGGTTTCTACGGCGACTACGCGCAGGTCTACCACGATCGATTGAAGCAGATGAAATTGAAGCCCGAAGAGCTCGGCTTCCCCGCCGACGGCTGGTCGGAACTGGCGCTGCGATTCACGCTGAGCCAGCCCGGCACGCACGTCGCGATCATCGGCACGACGAACCCGAACAACCTGCAATCAAACGTCGCAGCGGTGACGAAGGGGCCACTGCCCGCCGAAACCATCGAGAAAATCCGGGCCGCGTTTGTGGCGGCCAATCCGGACGGATCGTGGACGGGACAGACGTAA
- a CDS encoding HEAT repeat domain-containing protein, with product MARKEKKESKKRHTAVPAKPKAAAKATKPKTTAEAVTPEAVEAAQVETIAQPAATAEMSIDREAMMAHIGNLHRADADIAREAAVSLADYRDAEAVDALMAVVANSDGYYHGVVRSAAAASLAKLGDVRAVDALLSAVRDPMAEASAEAVRALAELGDPRAIEPLVNVIRNVEGYFLPVVRLAAVHALAKFKTPEATAELANVASDEFEDTVIRNAAANAA from the coding sequence ATGGCTCGCAAGGAAAAGAAGGAATCGAAGAAGCGTCACACTGCCGTCCCCGCCAAGCCGAAGGCCGCCGCCAAGGCAACGAAGCCGAAGACGACCGCCGAGGCCGTTACGCCCGAGGCCGTTGAGGCGGCTCAGGTTGAAACGATCGCACAACCTGCTGCGACGGCAGAAATGTCGATCGACCGCGAGGCGATGATGGCCCATATCGGCAACCTGCACCGCGCCGACGCCGACATCGCCCGCGAGGCCGCGGTTTCGCTGGCGGACTATCGCGACGCCGAGGCGGTCGACGCGCTGATGGCGGTCGTCGCCAACAGCGACGGTTACTACCACGGCGTCGTCCGCTCCGCCGCCGCCGCCAGCCTGGCGAAGCTGGGCGACGTGCGGGCCGTCGACGCCCTGTTGTCGGCCGTCCGCGACCCCATGGCCGAGGCGAGCGCCGAAGCCGTTCGCGCTCTGGCCGAGTTGGGCGACCCGCGAGCGATCGAGCCGCTGGTGAACGTCATCCGCAACGTCGAAGGTTACTTCCTGCCGGTCGTGCGCCTGGCCGCGGTGCATGCCCTGGCGAAGTTTAAGACGCCCGAGGCCACCGCCGAGCTGGCGAACGTGGCGTCTGACGAGTTCGAGGACACCGTCATCCGCAACGCAGCCGCCAACGCTGCATAA
- a CDS encoding peptidoglycan recognition family protein: protein MATKTLLLLTGAIAMSGCSTGPKTVGSLPSPSFAAPIVLAPEPAPRSAPAAPVVVRPPTATPSKRVPTAISGGPRDWAPPVPARAWKYVVVHHSATAGGGAAAFDRMHKAKGWDGLGYDFVIGNGTDTADGQVEVGFRWKQQITGAHARTPDNRYNEYGIGICLVGNFDVDRPTAAQMQSLSKLVAYLTRTYRITPDNVIGHRDTKSTECPGKFMNVEIVRRSVGQNVATDRNTTGKPDNYATATELLTPLAKP, encoded by the coding sequence ATGGCGACGAAGACCCTGTTACTGTTGACCGGCGCAATCGCGATGTCCGGCTGTTCGACCGGGCCGAAGACAGTCGGATCGCTGCCCTCCCCCTCGTTCGCGGCGCCGATCGTCCTGGCTCCCGAACCGGCCCCCCGGTCGGCCCCCGCCGCCCCCGTCGTCGTGCGTCCACCCACCGCCACCCCGAGCAAGCGCGTTCCCACAGCAATTTCGGGTGGCCCACGTGATTGGGCCCCACCGGTACCGGCGCGGGCATGGAAGTATGTGGTCGTCCACCACAGCGCCACCGCCGGCGGTGGCGCCGCTGCGTTCGACCGCATGCACAAGGCCAAGGGTTGGGACGGCCTGGGCTACGACTTCGTGATCGGCAACGGCACCGACACCGCCGATGGGCAGGTCGAGGTCGGCTTCCGCTGGAAGCAGCAGATCACCGGCGCTCACGCGCGGACGCCAGACAACCGCTACAACGAGTACGGCATCGGCATCTGCCTCGTCGGCAACTTCGACGTCGACCGCCCCACCGCCGCCCAGATGCAGTCGCTGTCGAAGCTGGTGGCTTATCTGACGCGCACGTACCGCATTACGCCCGACAACGTCATCGGCCACCGCGACACGAAGTCGACGGAGTGCCCCGGCAAGTTCATGAACGTCGAGATCGTCCGCCGATCCGTCGGCCAGAACGTTGCCACCGACCGCAACACCACCGGAAAACCCGACAACTACGCCACCGCCACCGAACTGCTGACCCCGCTGGCCAAGCCGTAG